A part of Silurus meridionalis isolate SWU-2019-XX chromosome 18, ASM1480568v1, whole genome shotgun sequence genomic DNA contains:
- the LOC124401089 gene encoding LOW QUALITY PROTEIN: deleted in malignant brain tumors 1 protein-like (The sequence of the model RefSeq protein was modified relative to this genomic sequence to represent the inferred CDS: inserted 2 bases in 1 codon), translated as MNTWCRTRREMEMCLTFLLLSSTLTLTAADSVRLVDGGSRCAGRVEVLHEGQWGTVCGDDWDMKEAAVVCRELHCGEAVDVRYEAHFGEGSGPIWMDDVDCRGSESTLKDCRSAEWGESDCNHGEDAGVNCSETVRLVDGGSRCAGRVEVLHEGQWGTVCSDDWDMSDAAVVCRELHCGEAVNVHYEAHFGEGSGPIWMDDVDCSGSESTLKDCRSRGWEKHDCNHGDDAGVTCSGHRKSRLTAGPHRCSGRVEVLHGGSWSTVCDGDFDQQDAEVVCRELDCGIPVKVLGSAAFGRGXGQVWTEELQCRGNESEIYFCPSSSSLKHSNCSHHNDVGLICSEARLVNGSDSCSGRVELQYLSEWGTVCAVGWDMRAADVLCAQLDCGSAVAVVEVDWFVEGVATSGLMCLIVRE; from the exons acagtgtgAGGTTGGTGGATGGTGGAAGTCGCTGTGctgggagagtggaggttcttcatGAAGGACagtggggaacagtgtgtgGTGATGACTGGGATATGAAAGAAGCTGCAGTGGTGTGTAGAGAACTGCACTGTGGAGAAGCTGTAGATGTACGTTATGAAGCTCACTTTGGAGAAGGATCAGGACCAATCTGGATGGATGATGTGGACTGTAGAGGATCAGAGTCGACACTGAAGGACTGTAGATCAGCAGAGTGGGGTGAAAGTGACTGTAATCAtggtgaagatgctggagtCAACTGCTCAG AGACTGTGAGGTTGGTGGATGGTGGAAGTCGCTGTGctgggagagtggaggttcttcatGAAGGACAGTGGGGAACAGTGTGTAGTGATGACTGGGATATGAGCGATGCTGCAGTGGTGTGTAGAGAACTGCACTGTGGAGAAGCTGTAAATGTGCATTATGAAGCTCACTTTGGAGAAGGATCAGGACCAATCTGGATGGATGATGTGGACTGTAGTGGATCAGAGTCGACACTGAAGGACTGTAGATCACGTGGGTGGGAGAAACATGACTGTAATCATGGTGATGATGCTGGAGTCACCTGCTCAG GTCACAGAAAGTCCAGACTCACTGCTGGTCCTCACCGATGttctggaagagtggaggtgctTCATGGAGGTTCCTGGTccacagtgtgtgatggtgactTTGACCAGCAGGATGCAGAGGTTGTGTGTCGAGAGCTGGACTGTGGGATTCCTGTGAAGGTTCTGGGATCAGCTGCTTTTGGTCGAGG AGGTCAGGTGTGGACAGAGGAGCTTCAGTGTAGAGGAAATGAATCTGAGATTTACTtctgtccatcatcatcttcactcaaacactcaaactGCTCCCATCACAATGATGTGGGATTAATATGTTCTG AGGCTCGGCTGGTGAACGGATCAGACTCCTGTTCTGGTCGAGTGGAGCTCCAGTACCTCAGTGAGTGGGGCACAGTTTGTGCTGTAGGCTGGGATATGAGAGCTGCAGATGTTCTCTGTGCACAGCTGGATTGTGGGAGTGCTGTGGCTGTGGTGGAGGTGGACTGGTTTGTGGAGGGAGTGGCCACATCTGGGCTGATGTGTTTGATTGTCAGGGAATGA